One genomic window of Candidatus Nanohalobium constans includes the following:
- the dnaJ gene encoding molecular chaperone DnaJ, giving the protein MPKEYYELLGVSEDASQEEIKKAYRKKAKKYHPDSNGDEADEEKFKKINKAYDVLSDEDKRKKYDQFGKQGVEGHAGRGQRQAASNFQDLFEEIFGGGGRGGQRRRRSRGQDMKMSTTVTLEDAYNGVEKTFEVERKQQCSDCGGNGSETGETNTCAECNGQGRVRKIEQSIFGRTQTVQECPKCNGTGEVPEEKCSECNGDGLTDQTETITVDIPAGVRDGQRLKLNGKGHESRKGRNGDLYLVVKVKTHSKIERRDNDLFTTLKVGVGDAATGTEAKIEHPEGKLKVDVPAGTQPGQVLRVRGKGMPGRRGNGDLYIKIDVEIPVNSEGDEKVEELTKEPEQKKNFFETVKDFI; this is encoded by the coding sequence ATGCCCAAAGAATACTACGAACTTCTAGGAGTCTCAGAAGACGCAAGTCAGGAAGAAATCAAGAAAGCATACAGAAAGAAGGCGAAGAAATATCATCCTGATAGTAACGGCGATGAGGCTGATGAGGAGAAGTTCAAGAAAATTAACAAGGCGTACGATGTTCTTTCTGACGAGGATAAGAGGAAGAAATACGATCAGTTTGGTAAGCAAGGCGTAGAAGGTCATGCTGGTAGAGGTCAGCGCCAGGCCGCATCCAATTTCCAGGATCTTTTCGAGGAAATTTTCGGTGGAGGGGGAAGAGGAGGTCAGCGAAGAAGGAGATCTCGTGGCCAGGACATGAAGATGTCCACAACAGTGACCCTAGAAGATGCGTACAACGGAGTTGAGAAGACCTTCGAAGTAGAGAGGAAACAACAGTGCTCAGACTGCGGTGGAAACGGTTCGGAAACCGGAGAGACTAATACATGTGCGGAGTGTAACGGGCAGGGCAGAGTCCGAAAAATTGAGCAAAGCATCTTCGGCCGGACACAAACAGTACAAGAATGTCCAAAATGCAACGGCACAGGCGAAGTGCCGGAAGAAAAATGCTCAGAATGTAACGGAGACGGTCTAACAGATCAAACCGAGACAATAACAGTCGATATTCCTGCAGGAGTACGAGACGGTCAGAGACTGAAACTGAACGGCAAAGGTCACGAAAGCCGGAAAGGCAGGAACGGAGACCTATATCTCGTGGTCAAAGTCAAGACACACTCAAAGATCGAACGCAGAGATAACGACCTCTTTACAACCCTGAAAGTCGGAGTAGGAGACGCAGCAACAGGAACAGAAGCCAAGATAGAACACCCGGAGGGTAAGTTGAAAGTAGATGTTCCTGCTGGAACACAACCAGGACAAGTACTCCGAGTCAGAGGAAAAGGCATGCCCGGACGACGAGGAAACGGCGACCTATATATCAAAATCGATGTAGAAATACCTGTAAACTCAGAAGGAGACGAAAAAGTAGAAGAGTTAACTAAAGAACCAGAACAGAAGAAGAACTTCTTTGAAACCGTGAAGGACTTTATCTAG